A DNA window from Polynucleobacter sp. AP-Titi-500A-B4 contains the following coding sequences:
- a CDS encoding UDP-glucose/GDP-mannose dehydrogenase family protein — protein sequence MKVTIIGSGYVGLVTGACLAEQGNNVFCLDLDPKKIEILNSGGVPIYEPGLKEMIERNRAAGRLQFSTDIAASVAHGDVQFIAVGTPPDEDGSADLQYVVAAARNIGRHMSTAKVIVDKSTVPVGTADKVSAAITEELGKRSLPAELCSVVSNPEFLKEGAAVEDFMRPDRIVIGTENTPAGLRAKEQMRKLYAPFNRHHERTYYMDVKSAELTKYAANAMLATRISFMNELANLADLVGADIEAVRQGIGSDSRIGFGFLYPGTGYGGSCFPKDVSALSKTAKEHGRDLKILDAVEAVNEIQKYVLVEKIEKRFGKDLSKMKFAIWGLAFKPNTDDMREAPSRVIIQELVKRGATVIAHDPVAMPEAKHCLELDFQGNPEGLKRVSMVADPMTALDGCDALVIVTEWKAFRSPDFDAVMQKLKHAIIFDGRNLYEPASMQELGIEYHGIGRHN from the coding sequence TTGAAAGTTACGATTATCGGCAGTGGTTACGTAGGCTTGGTTACCGGCGCTTGTCTTGCTGAACAAGGCAATAATGTTTTTTGCCTAGATTTGGATCCTAAAAAGATTGAGATACTGAACTCAGGTGGGGTTCCTATTTACGAACCAGGCTTAAAAGAAATGATCGAACGTAATCGAGCTGCTGGTCGCCTACAGTTCTCGACTGATATCGCTGCTTCTGTAGCTCATGGCGATGTTCAGTTCATTGCAGTAGGTACACCTCCTGATGAGGACGGTTCTGCTGATCTTCAGTATGTTGTTGCCGCAGCTCGCAATATTGGGCGTCATATGAGTACCGCGAAAGTGATTGTGGATAAATCTACCGTACCAGTGGGTACAGCGGATAAAGTATCAGCAGCAATCACTGAAGAATTGGGAAAAAGAAGTTTGCCTGCCGAGCTCTGTTCGGTTGTATCTAACCCAGAGTTCTTAAAAGAGGGCGCGGCTGTAGAAGACTTTATGCGTCCTGACCGCATTGTGATCGGCACAGAGAATACTCCAGCAGGTTTGCGTGCGAAAGAGCAAATGCGAAAGCTCTATGCGCCTTTTAATCGCCATCATGAGCGCACCTATTACATGGATGTCAAGAGCGCAGAGCTCACTAAATATGCTGCGAATGCGATGTTAGCTACTCGTATCTCCTTTATGAATGAATTGGCCAACTTGGCTGATTTAGTGGGCGCGGATATTGAGGCTGTACGCCAAGGCATTGGTTCAGATTCACGGATTGGCTTTGGATTCTTATACCCAGGTACTGGGTATGGTGGCTCGTGCTTCCCAAAAGACGTATCTGCTTTATCTAAAACCGCAAAAGAGCATGGGCGCGATCTCAAGATCTTAGATGCAGTTGAGGCAGTGAATGAAATTCAGAAGTACGTTTTGGTTGAAAAGATTGAAAAACGTTTTGGCAAAGATCTCTCCAAGATGAAGTTTGCTATATGGGGCCTCGCATTCAAGCCAAATACTGACGATATGCGTGAAGCGCCTAGTCGCGTCATCATTCAAGAATTGGTCAAGCGTGGCGCCACAGTTATAGCTCACGACCCAGTCGCAATGCCAGAAGCAAAACATTGTTTAGAATTGGATTTTCAAGGCAATCCAGAGGGCCTCAAAAGGGTATCTATGGTTGCTGATCCAATGACGGCATTAGATGGCTGTGACGCACTGGTTATCGTGACCGAGTGGAAAGCATTCCGTAGCCCAGATTTTGATGCAGTCATGCAAAAACTCAAACACGCCATCATCTTTGATGGACGTAATCTGTACGAGCCTGCTTCTATGCAAGAATTGGGTATTGAATACCATGGCATTGGGCGACATAATTAA
- the lapB gene encoding lipopolysaccharide assembly protein LapB, translated as MIQIATAWLLLLPVMFGIGWLASRWDLRLENRMDERERMRQQRSTFKGLSLLLNEQPDQAIETLVKIAQLDPETVELHFSLGNLFRRRGETERAIKVHQHLANRDDLKPRDRDHAAYELGRDFLRAGLLDRAEASLNRVGDGKYAVPAKESLLEMYQVERDWKKAIIAATELEGLQGKSHQTEIAQFHCELGQDALRRKDLVDVEQSISRALQAVPNHARALILQGDYLMALERPAQAIEAWSLVAASHPAYMHLLADRWMVAHAALGKENEGLDHLCELLKTQASGELLDIVHKQVMKIRGPEAANVMLAEVMQHSPSLSALSKLAETRLALEEGSANPERLLELQSILQLLRQRTTSLARYTCGNCGFRARRFYWQCPGCNNWEAYSPRRSEGAAPSGPSM; from the coding sequence ATGATTCAGATAGCTACTGCTTGGTTACTGCTTCTGCCGGTAATGTTTGGCATAGGCTGGCTGGCATCACGCTGGGACTTGCGTCTTGAAAATCGCATGGATGAGCGTGAGCGTATGCGTCAGCAGCGCTCTACCTTTAAAGGTTTAAGCCTTTTATTGAACGAGCAGCCGGACCAAGCGATTGAAACATTGGTCAAGATTGCTCAATTAGATCCTGAAACGGTTGAGCTTCATTTTTCTCTTGGCAACTTATTCCGTCGTCGTGGCGAGACTGAGCGTGCTATTAAAGTACACCAGCATTTAGCCAACCGCGATGACTTAAAGCCGCGTGATCGCGATCATGCTGCTTATGAATTAGGCCGTGACTTCTTACGCGCTGGTTTATTGGATCGCGCTGAGGCATCGTTAAACCGTGTTGGTGACGGCAAGTATGCTGTTCCAGCAAAAGAGAGTTTGCTGGAGATGTATCAAGTAGAGCGTGATTGGAAAAAAGCCATCATCGCCGCTACTGAACTTGAGGGCTTACAGGGCAAATCGCATCAAACCGAGATTGCTCAGTTTCACTGTGAGTTGGGGCAAGATGCTTTGCGTCGCAAAGATTTAGTGGATGTAGAACAGTCAATCTCACGAGCGCTACAAGCCGTACCCAATCATGCTCGTGCCCTAATTTTGCAAGGTGATTACTTAATGGCATTAGAGCGCCCTGCACAAGCGATTGAAGCTTGGAGTTTAGTTGCCGCATCTCATCCCGCCTACATGCATTTATTGGCCGATCGTTGGATGGTGGCCCACGCTGCTCTCGGCAAGGAAAATGAGGGGCTTGATCATCTCTGCGAATTACTCAAAACCCAAGCCTCTGGCGAACTATTAGATATTGTTCATAAGCAGGTCATGAAAATTCGTGGACCTGAGGCTGCCAATGTGATGTTGGCTGAAGTCATGCAGCACTCACCAAGTTTGAGTGCCTTATCGAAGTTGGCAGAAACCCGTCTCGCCTTAGAGGAGGGAAGCGCCAATCCTGAAAGACTATTGGAGTTGCAATCGATTCTTCAGCTCTTGCGTCAGCGCACTACAAGTTTGGCTCGCTATACCTGTGGTAACTGTGGTTTCCGAGCCCGACGTTTTTATTGGCAGTGCCCTGGTTGTAATAATTGGGAGGCATACTCCCCAAGACGTTCCGAGGGTGCTGCACCAAGCGGCCCATCGATGTAA
- the rpsA gene encoding 30S ribosomal protein S1 yields MSESFAELFEESLTRSNMKTGQVISAEVLRIDHNFVVVNAGLKSEAFIPVEEFHNDAGEIEVAPGDFVSVAIDALENGYGDTILSRDKAKRLASWLNLEKALEQAEIVTGTVTGKVKGGLTVMVNGIRAFLPGSLVDTRPIKDTSPYEGKTMEFKVIKLDRKRNNVVLSRRAVVEASQGEERAKLMSNLKEGAVVTGLVKNITDYGAFVDLGGIDGLLHITDLAWRRVRHPSEMLTVGQEVTAKILKFDQEKNRVSLGVKQLGDDPWVGIARRYPPNTRLFGKVTNLTDYGAFVEIESGIEGLVHVSEMDWTNKNVAPSKATALGTEVEVMVLDIDEDKRRISLGIKQCKANPWEEFARSQQKGDKLSGAIKSITDFGVFIGLPGGIDGLVHLSDLSWNEPGEEAVKKYKKGDEVEATVLAIDVEKERISLGIKQLSGDPFNNYTSVNDKGALVTGTVKAVDAKGATIHLADEVEAYLRASEISTDRVEDARNVLKEGDSVTAMIINIDRKSRAINLSIKAKDSSDQQDAMNKLQGDAQSGTTNLGALLKAKLDNQG; encoded by the coding sequence ATGTCTGAATCATTTGCAGAATTATTTGAAGAATCATTAACCCGATCGAATATGAAGACCGGCCAAGTTATTTCGGCTGAAGTTCTTCGCATCGACCATAACTTCGTCGTTGTTAACGCTGGCTTAAAGTCTGAAGCGTTTATTCCTGTTGAAGAATTCCATAACGACGCCGGCGAGATTGAAGTAGCTCCTGGCGATTTCGTTTCTGTTGCTATTGACGCCCTCGAAAACGGCTATGGCGACACCATCCTCTCCCGTGATAAAGCAAAGCGCTTGGCATCATGGTTGAATTTGGAAAAAGCGCTTGAGCAAGCTGAAATCGTTACCGGTACTGTTACTGGTAAGGTTAAAGGCGGCTTGACTGTGATGGTGAACGGTATCCGCGCATTCTTGCCTGGATCACTCGTTGATACACGTCCAATCAAAGACACCAGCCCTTACGAAGGTAAGACGATGGAGTTTAAGGTTATTAAGCTTGACCGTAAGCGTAACAACGTCGTGTTGTCACGCCGTGCGGTAGTTGAAGCTAGCCAAGGTGAAGAGCGTGCTAAGTTGATGTCTAACCTTAAAGAAGGCGCTGTTGTTACTGGCCTCGTTAAGAACATCACTGATTACGGTGCATTCGTTGACCTCGGCGGTATCGATGGCCTCTTGCACATCACCGATTTGGCATGGCGTCGTGTGCGTCACCCAAGCGAGATGTTGACTGTTGGTCAAGAAGTTACTGCGAAGATTTTGAAGTTCGATCAAGAAAAAAACCGTGTTTCACTCGGTGTGAAGCAGCTTGGTGATGATCCTTGGGTTGGTATTGCTCGTCGCTACCCACCAAACACCCGTTTATTCGGCAAAGTAACGAACTTGACCGATTACGGCGCGTTCGTTGAAATCGAATCTGGTATCGAAGGTTTGGTACACGTTTCTGAAATGGATTGGACCAATAAGAACGTTGCTCCAAGTAAAGCTACTGCATTGGGTACCGAAGTTGAAGTCATGGTTCTGGACATTGATGAAGACAAGCGTCGTATTAGCTTGGGCATCAAGCAGTGCAAAGCAAATCCATGGGAAGAGTTTGCACGTTCACAACAAAAAGGCGACAAGCTTTCTGGTGCGATCAAGTCTATTACTGACTTCGGCGTGTTCATCGGCTTGCCTGGCGGTATCGACGGTTTAGTTCACCTCTCAGACCTTTCATGGAATGAGCCAGGCGAAGAGGCTGTTAAGAAATACAAAAAAGGTGATGAAGTTGAAGCCACTGTATTGGCAATCGATGTTGAGAAAGAGCGTATCTCTCTCGGTATCAAGCAATTGTCTGGTGACCCATTCAACAACTACACTTCCGTGAATGACAAAGGTGCCTTGGTAACTGGTACCGTTAAAGCGGTTGATGCTAAGGGTGCAACAATCCACTTGGCTGATGAAGTTGAGGCTTACTTGCGCGCTTCTGAGATCTCAACGGATCGTGTTGAAGATGCACGCAATGTATTGAAAGAAGGCGATAGCGTAACTGCAATGATCATTAACATTGATCGTAAGTCACGTGCTATTAACCTTTCAATCAAAGCAAAAGACAGTTCTGATCAACAAGATGCAATGAACAAGCTCCAAGGTGATGCGCAGTCTGGCACAACCAATTTGGGTGCTTTGTTGAAAGCAAAATTGGACAATCAAGGCTAA
- a CDS encoding prephenate dehydrogenase/arogenate dehydrogenase family protein has product MTIINPASNFGTVTIVGVGLIGASLGLALKKAGVVTKVLGVGRSKENLDQAQKMGAIDGVVDLVEAAKQSDVIVLCVPVAQMRAAFEAMEPHLEPRTMITDAGSTKGDVILAAKEVLGKKACQFVPAHPIAGGAQHGAAAAKADLFQGKQTIICPLQENSPEDTALITGFWESVGSDVKKIGVVQHDAIYAAVSHLPHLLSYALMASVVNSEDADQKLSHVGAGFKDFTRIAASSPEMWRDICLGNRTAILKELDQYLLIVNHMRKLVAESDGAGLEKLFNKASKARQDLDVL; this is encoded by the coding sequence ATGACCATCATTAATCCTGCAAGTAATTTCGGTACCGTCACTATCGTTGGTGTTGGTTTGATTGGCGCCTCACTTGGCTTAGCTTTAAAAAAAGCAGGCGTAGTAACTAAAGTATTGGGCGTTGGTCGCAGCAAAGAAAATTTAGATCAAGCGCAAAAGATGGGTGCGATTGATGGTGTAGTGGATTTAGTTGAAGCAGCAAAACAATCTGATGTGATTGTGCTTTGTGTGCCAGTAGCGCAAATGCGCGCCGCATTCGAAGCGATGGAGCCGCATCTAGAGCCTCGCACAATGATTACTGATGCTGGAAGCACTAAGGGTGATGTCATCCTGGCGGCTAAAGAAGTGTTGGGTAAGAAGGCTTGTCAATTTGTGCCAGCACATCCGATTGCGGGAGGCGCACAGCATGGCGCGGCAGCTGCTAAAGCGGATTTATTCCAGGGCAAGCAAACCATTATTTGCCCGTTACAAGAAAACTCTCCTGAAGATACCGCCTTGATCACTGGCTTTTGGGAGTCTGTTGGCTCTGATGTGAAGAAGATTGGTGTCGTGCAGCATGATGCAATTTATGCGGCTGTTTCTCATCTCCCCCACCTCCTGTCTTATGCCTTAATGGCAAGCGTGGTGAACTCGGAAGATGCTGATCAAAAGTTGAGTCATGTTGGCGCCGGCTTTAAAGATTTCACTCGCATTGCAGCTTCTAGTCCAGAAATGTGGCGAGATATTTGCTTGGGTAATCGCACAGCGATTCTGAAGGAGCTGGATCAATACCTCTTGATCGTCAACCATATGCGCAAGCTCGTTGCGGAAAGCGATGGCGCAGGTTTAGAAAAATTATTTAATAAGGCGAGCAAAGCACGTCAAGACTTGGACGTCCTTTAA
- the aroA gene encoding 3-phosphoshikimate 1-carboxyvinyltransferase, with the protein MPDISIGPFQRAQGSIVLPGSKSISNRALLLAALSTGTTTLKNLLDADDTQVMRNALRQLGLNVIDMADKVCVVEGCGGKFPVRNADLFMGNAGTAIRPLTAALAMQGGNYRLSGVARMHERPIRDLVDGLRQVGAKIEYELQEGYPPIKILAADIQIKDVVKVRGDVSSQFLTALLMALPLVANEPVRIEVIGELISRPYIDITLKLMARFGVNVACPDQQSFIIPAKTSDAVYKSPGQLSVEGDASSASYFLALGAIGGGPVRVLGVGNDSIQGDVAFADALGLMGASITAGEDWIEVAGVKNTNGKLSGITIDCTEIPDAAMTLAVAALFAEGPTRLNNIASWRVKETDRIAAMAKELKKVGAIVEEGADYIVVQAPASQSDWKSPSEGIDTYDDHRMAMCFSLAAFGPNPLKINDPNCVAKTFPTYFAEFAKVVN; encoded by the coding sequence TTGCCAGACATCAGTATTGGACCATTTCAGCGAGCGCAAGGCTCGATCGTGTTGCCAGGCTCCAAAAGCATCTCTAATCGTGCATTGCTATTAGCCGCTTTATCAACTGGCACAACTACTCTTAAGAATTTGTTGGATGCCGACGATACTCAGGTGATGCGCAACGCTTTGCGTCAGCTGGGCTTAAATGTCATAGATATGGCTGACAAGGTTTGCGTCGTTGAGGGTTGTGGCGGCAAGTTCCCTGTGCGGAATGCAGACCTCTTTATGGGTAATGCTGGCACTGCGATTCGTCCGCTCACTGCAGCTTTAGCTATGCAAGGTGGTAATTACCGCTTATCTGGTGTTGCTCGCATGCATGAAAGACCAATTCGGGATTTGGTAGATGGTTTGCGTCAAGTGGGCGCGAAGATTGAATATGAATTACAAGAAGGTTATCCACCAATCAAAATCTTGGCGGCAGATATTCAGATTAAAGATGTTGTGAAAGTACGCGGCGATGTATCGAGCCAGTTCTTAACGGCCTTGCTGATGGCTTTGCCCTTAGTTGCAAACGAGCCCGTTCGCATTGAAGTGATCGGCGAACTGATTTCTCGCCCGTACATCGACATTACATTGAAGTTAATGGCGCGCTTCGGCGTCAACGTGGCTTGCCCTGATCAACAATCATTCATCATTCCTGCAAAAACATCAGATGCTGTTTACAAAAGTCCAGGTCAGTTATCGGTAGAGGGTGATGCCTCATCAGCCTCTTACTTCTTGGCTCTTGGCGCCATAGGTGGTGGCCCGGTGCGAGTGCTGGGTGTAGGCAATGACAGTATTCAAGGGGATGTGGCATTCGCTGATGCGCTTGGGCTTATGGGTGCAAGCATTACCGCTGGCGAAGATTGGATTGAAGTAGCTGGTGTGAAAAATACTAATGGAAAACTGAGTGGCATCACGATTGATTGCACGGAAATTCCGGATGCTGCAATGACGCTTGCGGTTGCCGCTTTATTCGCAGAAGGTCCAACACGTTTAAATAATATTGCTAGCTGGCGCGTCAAAGAAACGGATCGTATTGCGGCAATGGCCAAAGAGTTAAAAAAGGTTGGCGCGATCGTAGAAGAGGGTGCTGATTACATCGTTGTGCAAGCTCCCGCCTCACAAAGCGATTGGAAGTCACCAAGTGAAGGTATTGATACTTACGATGACCATCGTATGGCAATGTGTTTTTCGCTCGCTGCATTTGGCCCAAATCCACTGAAGATTAATGATCCCAATTGCGTGGCAAAAACTTTTCCAACTTACTTTGCAGAGTTTGCGAAGGTAGTGAATTAA
- the cmk gene encoding (d)CMP kinase, whose translation MSTFPVIAIDGPTASGKGTVASLVAEKLGFHYLDSGALYRLVALASEKQAIDVKNGSELGLLVPKLLISFKNSQVFLNGEDVTDAIRVENIGLRASTLAAHPEVRSALVGLQRSFRQAPGLVADGRDMASVIFPDAVLKVFLTATASARAERRYKQLIAKGISAKLSDLLQDLQERDARDSSRGTAPLLVAEGAKVLETSDLSIDQAVKTVLDWYQSAIV comes from the coding sequence ATGAGTACTTTTCCAGTCATCGCAATTGACGGACCTACCGCTTCTGGCAAAGGAACGGTGGCCTCCTTGGTAGCTGAGAAGTTGGGATTTCATTATTTGGATAGCGGCGCGCTCTATCGCTTGGTTGCTCTAGCCAGCGAAAAACAGGCAATTGACGTCAAAAATGGCTCAGAATTGGGTCTTTTAGTTCCTAAGTTATTGATTTCATTCAAAAATAGCCAAGTTTTTCTCAATGGTGAGGATGTTACTGACGCGATTCGGGTAGAAAATATTGGCCTGCGGGCCTCCACCTTGGCGGCTCATCCTGAGGTGAGGTCTGCATTGGTGGGGCTGCAGCGCAGTTTTCGCCAGGCTCCAGGCCTGGTGGCCGATGGCAGGGATATGGCCAGCGTGATCTTTCCAGACGCAGTTTTGAAGGTTTTTTTGACGGCAACGGCTTCCGCCAGAGCGGAGCGTCGCTATAAGCAATTGATAGCTAAGGGAATTTCTGCTAAACTTTCCGACTTACTGCAAGATTTGCAGGAGCGCGATGCCCGCGATAGTAGCCGAGGTACCGCACCCCTGTTAGTTGCAGAAGGTGCAAAAGTGCTTGAAACATCAGATTTGTCGATAGATCAAGCAGTTAAGACAGTTTTGGATTGGTATCAATCTGCAATTGTTTAG
- the hisC gene encoding histidinol-phosphate transaminase codes for MTSKIGLKHIHAIAPYVGGRPISEVAREYGLDENKIVKLASNENPLGMPKSAQDAMLKAASDLGRYPDSNGFELKNVLADQLGVPTDWITLGNGSNDILELAARAVAQAGDEVIFSKHAFAVYPLATQAVGAKAVEVAATDIYGHDLPAMLSAIKASGDKAKLVFVANPNNPTGSYLTAKEIEDFLTAVPSNVVVVLDEAYNEYLTSDQRYDAIAWVKRFPNMILSRSFSKAYGLAGLRIGYGVAQPDLTDLLNRIRQPFNVNSLAQAAAIAAFQDKAFLQQGFELNQAGYEQLTKAFDQLGLRYLPSAGNFVLVKVGDDDQAGARINLELLKRGIIVRPVGNYGLPQWLRISIGLPEENAAFIAALKDILK; via the coding sequence ATGACTTCTAAGATTGGCCTAAAACATATTCATGCGATTGCCCCTTATGTTGGTGGGCGACCCATTAGTGAAGTTGCTCGTGAGTATGGTTTGGATGAAAACAAGATTGTGAAGCTGGCTTCCAATGAAAATCCATTGGGTATGCCTAAGTCTGCGCAGGATGCGATGCTCAAGGCCGCAAGTGATTTAGGACGTTACCCAGATTCCAATGGGTTTGAGCTCAAGAATGTATTGGCTGATCAATTAGGCGTGCCAACAGACTGGATTACGCTAGGGAATGGCAGTAACGATATTCTGGAATTAGCTGCGCGTGCTGTTGCACAAGCTGGCGACGAAGTGATTTTCTCAAAACATGCTTTCGCTGTTTATCCCTTGGCTACACAGGCTGTTGGCGCTAAAGCTGTTGAGGTTGCCGCAACCGATATTTATGGCCATGACTTGCCAGCAATGTTGTCGGCAATCAAAGCATCGGGTGACAAAGCAAAACTCGTGTTTGTGGCCAACCCAAATAATCCAACTGGTAGTTATTTAACGGCCAAAGAGATTGAAGATTTTTTGACAGCAGTGCCATCGAATGTGGTGGTGGTGCTTGATGAGGCCTATAACGAATACCTCACCTCTGATCAGCGTTACGATGCGATCGCTTGGGTAAAACGTTTCCCTAATATGATTTTGTCGCGCAGCTTCTCAAAAGCTTACGGCTTGGCTGGCTTGCGTATTGGTTACGGTGTAGCTCAGCCGGACTTAACCGATTTACTCAATCGTATCCGTCAGCCATTTAATGTGAATAGCCTTGCGCAAGCTGCAGCGATTGCAGCTTTCCAAGACAAGGCATTTTTACAACAAGGATTTGAACTTAATCAGGCTGGTTACGAACAGTTAACTAAGGCATTTGATCAGTTGGGTCTGCGGTATTTACCTTCCGCGGGAAACTTTGTCTTGGTTAAAGTGGGTGATGATGACCAGGCCGGTGCTCGCATCAATTTGGAGTTACTCAAGCGCGGCATTATTGTTCGACCTGTTGGTAACTATGGCTTACCGCAATGGTTACGCATTTCCATTGGCTTGCCAGAAGAAAATGCGGCTTTTATTGCTGCCTTAAAAGATATTCTTAAATGA